The region AAGTTCATGCAGGCCTATCCCGATCTAACGCTCGAATTGCATCTGTCAGATGTGCAATTTGATCTGATCGATGGCAGTTATGATCTTGCTTTGCGCAACGCCGTGCTTGCTGACAGCAGTCTTACCGCCCGCAAATTGGCTGATGATACTCGTATTCTATGTGCCTCACCCGACTATCTGAAACACTTCGGCACGCCGCAGGACCCCAATGATTTTGCGCAACATCGGCTGATGGGGTTTCAGGACCTAGAACCCACAAGTTTGGTGTCTTCATGTGGGGCCAAGGCAGAGTTTTCCCCCAAAACAGCAGCACAACACTTGATTTTAGATGATGGGCTGACCCAAAAACAGGCAACGCTTTCTGGTGCAGGAATCTCGATCAATTCGCTTTGGCTTGTGCATCAGGAGATTGCCAGTGGGGCATTGCAGAGGGTTCTTCCGATCTACAATGTCGCGCCTCAACCCGCGCTTTGGTTGATCTATCCAAAAAGCAACGTTGTGTCTGCCAAGGTGCGGGTATTTATGGATTTTCTCACCAAACATATCGGCAAAGCGCAGGCTTGGAAATCAACAGGCTAGGCGGCATGAAAAGCCGGCGCTGATCTTATGAAAGAAAACTGTCGATCGGCCGTTTTTCGAACGGTTCCATAGATTCAGTGATCTGTAA is a window of Cognatishimia sp. WU-CL00825 DNA encoding:
- a CDS encoding LysR family transcriptional regulator, yielding MDAQSLRLFVLACETLNISAAGRMLGMAPAVASTRIAKLEQLLGAELLHRSTRKVSLSLEGQDFLPYAREMIAQEEAALAALGKGQAKISGKLRFAAPSTFAQIYIAPLLPKFMQAYPDLTLELHLSDVQFDLIDGSYDLALRNAVLADSSLTARKLADDTRILCASPDYLKHFGTPQDPNDFAQHRLMGFQDLEPTSLVSSCGAKAEFSPKTAAQHLILDDGLTQKQATLSGAGISINSLWLVHQEIASGALQRVLPIYNVAPQPALWLIYPKSNVVSAKVRVFMDFLTKHIGKAQAWKSTG